ATGATGCTCACTTCAGCACGAAACTCCTTCTTGCCTTGGCCAATGCCTTCGAGTTGCTTGACAGCGACCCGTGTCCCGTCAGAGAGAGTGCCGTCATAGACTGATCCAAACCCTCCTTGTCCGAGCTTGACTGAGAAGTCCCTTGTTGCTGTCTGGAGGTCTTTGTAGCTGAACCGGATAGGCATCCCGGATAGGCCTTCCAAGAAGTTGTCCTCCTCTGAGCTCTCCCTAGGCGTCTCAGGTGCTTTCTTGTTTTTACGGTAGAAATGGAATGCAGCAAACACCATTGCTACTATCACAACCACAGTCACAATCACAATGACTATCACTATTGGGGAAGGCTTACTACTGCCTCCACCTCCATCTCTCCTTCCATTGCTCGAGATTTTGATGTACGAAGTGTAGCCACCTCCATTACTAGATCCCTCCATGCTTCCTATCTCATTAAATAGGAAGCAATTCCCAGAACTGTTCTGGAAAAACAAGGCGCCACACGAGCAATTGCCAAGACACGAAGCCTTGCAACTGTCTAAGGTTGCTGTCTTAGAGAATGGCTGAACAAATGGCAATGCAAAGTAGCTCAGATCATCACCACCACTAACAAGTTCTACCGACCCTGTTGAGTTATCACAGCGAGGAGAGGCGATGGATTTGCACGAGGCGATGGACGAGGGACACTGGCATGTGTTACCAGTATTGCAAACTGCATATGGATCACAGGCTGCAGGTCTACTACACTGATCTTGTGGTATTCTTGTTGAAGAGGGACTAGACGAGCCGGCTTGGAGCATGGAGAATGTGATAGAGCCATCACTGCCTACCACAGCGATCCATGTTGCATTTTCACTAGTGCTCTCCGAGAAGATGAATTGCCAAAGCAACACTCTACTTGAATCATAGAACTTCCAAGAATTGGCACTTAGAACAGCTGAGGTGACTGCACCGTGCCCTTTATTGATGGTTATCCGGCTATCTCTTCCCATAGACCAATACAGCTGTGGAGGATTGAAATCCGCGGACAGAGACATGTCCCCAGCCTGGATCTTAAGCGAGTAAGTCAAGTTGCTCGTAGCACGATCGCTGATAAGCCTCATTCCTTGAGAGAATTCCTGATTGGAAAGAAGGGTGTTAGTGGGATGGCTAAAACTCTGCCAAACAAAGGTGTTGTCATCACTCCCAACCAACACAAGATTTCCATTATCCAACAACTGCAATGAGGAAACTCCTTTGTCTGCAGTATCAGAAGACCAGATCGTTGATCCACCACTTTGTAAGAAGGCATTGCCAGAAATATCAAACTCAAAGCTGTCTGAATTCTTAACTGGGGAATCTCTGTTGGCAGCCCAGACTATAGTTGAGCTGCTCTTGTGGATGACAACAAGAAGAAATTGAGTAACATCTGAAGCAGTGGTGGTTAAACCAAAGGCGAAATTCGAGTTGTTTGACAGCAGAAACAATCCATCATTGTCTATGTAATACATTTGAGACCCTTTGAATCCTGGATCTAATTTCCCTATACGTTGCACACTCCCTCTGCAGAtttgcagcagcagcagcaataGTGATATAATAGGAATGCAAGAAAACCCCCAATTTCCCATCATCACATACAGATTTGCTTCAGCAACAACCACAATATTAGCCTCACCCAGAAAATTCACTCTCTCGCCTGatttcccttttttaattCTGAAACTGCAAAACCAGGAGAAAAACTAAACATGTGAACCgtaaaaatccaatctttcaACTGAATTCTGACTCCTTTCCTTTCAAGAATTTGAATAAACAGAGCATATTAAACTATCCAATTCAAGGTCTtgacaagaaaaaaatggaaatgataGAGACAATGACAGCACAATTTTGGACGTTCTGACAATGTCAAAACTCAGGTAACCAATGGGCTGAGACAGAAAGCTTGGCAAAATAAATGATCCAATTGGAACACCAATGGAAAAGGAAGTTTACAGcacaaattcatcaattggGACTGCAATTTGCTGAAAAATAAAGACTTtgaatttaagagaaaaatacattaaatgaAAGTAGGTAGTGAGCAGTAAACAATAACATGCAGATGCAGACATACCATTCACAGAATTGCAGCCACCAAAAAATGGAGTCTTTTATGCATAAGGCTGAcagagaagagaaaataaaaagaaaaagaagtggGATTTGAAGAGATGGGCTTTTTCCCTGAATTAAAGGCAGAAACAAACAAACAGAATTGGATGTATCTGTTTCTGCTTATGTCAAAATCTTGGAGAGTTCTGAGGTGGGCAAAATACAGGGTGTGCTATATAAATAGGGAGTGGTAGTATGAGGTGATgacccttttttatttttttaagaaataacaagattatattttgatagtTAATCCATGAGTATATCAATAAAATGCTTATGTATGTGTTGCATATTGTTTGCGTATGTGTGTGAGATATATAGTGAgattttttgaataaacaaatactaatTCAACATCAACCCAGCTAAAAGTGTTTTCCTGGACTCGTGCTTGGTGTAAAGAGTTTCACACATATTTGTGAATATTCTCTCTcagttgaatttgattttacatAAATCTGTTTTAGATGTGTACTACTAgcataaaatctcatatattgTACCCATTTTTGCGTtattacatatatgtataataataTAGGTATAGAGGAGATGgaagtataaattatttcgaaatttaatactactcctaatAAGCTGTCCGTATGTGATTATGCCATGTAGCACgtaaagtttattttattaatagtagATGGATGGGAATTAATTGGGAAATAAATGAGGGATGGGATAATTAAATAAGGTTTGACGACTTTGATGcaaagatgaaataaaaaatagccTAAGGTCTAAAGCATACCAACTCCATATCTTCCTCATTTAAATTCTAACTATCCTGGgctatttttctattttatgtattaaatacttttttttacattatacaTGAGATGTTTACTAgtagtttaaattttattttatatcaccACGCACAGGCACtagaagtagtagtattagtattagtattagtattagtattagatAACCTATGCGTTTGAAGAAGTAAGCAGACAATTTTCCTTGAACATAATTAATGTTATcgttaattattaatttagtagtagtacgGTTTATGAGAAGTAAGAATAtgcaattaatattaattaggtGATGGAGATGAATACCATGTTCTTAGGTTGACCATATGCATCAGTAATTCACtcagattttttattcttttaatatcaGATGTctgaaatttatttcatataataattattaacttcatctattttttaaaaataacaagttTTGAAATGGTACATAtttcaatttgaaaattaataaaataaagagagagagaaaatgtaacATCCTGGattttagaaccctaatttttgagccctagaatttattgttgatgacgtggcatCGAGAATGCAGTTATTTCACGAGGTGATATGGTCGAATTAAGTTTAGGATTTGtgtgaaagtttgaaaagtcaaactatttgacttaatgatgtggcatgtgatttatttatttgtgtgatttatgtggtaatttaattgtttatgggtgagtgagaatattagaaaaattgccataaatacttatcaccctaattcttgtaattttcgaaccctagaccccTTGGAGagagaatttctatttttttttttcggaatttatttaatccttgggatatttacccaaattaaattccaagagccaattatttccttgtttagagatgtaaaaatcgagccccttgtttttctagtgattttcgaaaatcacttaattatgggaaggaaagaattattttattttagttaatccctTGTTTGactccttccatacctagaatttaattattctaccaaatctttccatacttcaagagatcttgccttacttTGTTTTAGCcaatattcaaaaatccatgccttatttaaaaggcatagAAATCGGCCCCTACCTTGTTCATGgaggattttccttatttttattttgctccatgatattttattctatatggaaaaataccaaaaacaaaaccatgAATAATCCCCTAGccatattttcgaaaattaggaaATATTGCCATCTTCTacttttgttaattcttcttccctactccacaatattattttattctatttatttataaggcAAAAgatattaccaaatattctattcttattacctaaagatctcattggactctataaataagaaccaaaacccccaaccctagcccccatattTTCGAAAACTTCACCCCCattcactctctcaattttcttccactttactccaccaatccttcatcttttgagaagaaatcaAAGTTTAATCCAAGGatattgaagaaccaagtctctactttgtttctaccgatttattttctccaaaaaggtatttttgctTAAGAGTTatgttgttcttcttctacccttcttttctttttcttccaaccgatttaatcggtgttcttgaaccttcatgcatattaattgagtGAAAAAGGGATAAGAAGGGATATGGAAacacatgtgtgtgtgtgtgtgtgtgccgagAGTGTCTGAGGTGTGtgtgtcgtgtgtgtgtgttatgcGTGTGAGAGTGTGttgaagtgtgtgttgtgtagtgtgtgcttGATGGCTAAATACTTTTGTATGACATATGATGATCGATCTAGGGTTGAGATgctaagaaatatatatatgctaagcgtgacttgaaatttataaattaggaAGATTAAGGCGAATCGATGGGAAAGAGGGAAGTAACGAGACATGCATAAGTTAAGAGTTAtaattgaacctaatttgtgaatatgtgcctatgtgaatttaaaggtgaaacctcggttgcgaaaATGGACATGTTGAACTctaagtgtagttgtgtctccatacatagctatgctttttctcttggtcgttttccgctaaGTTCTAATACTCTGATATTGATTTGGTTGATTGGCACTCTTCTTCGTTTTGAGGCCTTATACTTTTCTCGTGACGTTATCTTGAAACCTATGCCATTCTCTTAAGTTTTGATCGTCATTTATAAAACTCCCTTTTGTTTACTTATTTAAgtttctaggttaagttgttgcattaaatactctgatattCCTTCATTTCTTTGGTCAGTATTCTTTGAATGAAACtctagcctatgtttacttcttttgAGTCGGTTtttgggtagcagccgccgcatttattgtatcctaggagggcgggctgttacagaaAAATTGTAGGGTAAGTAGTGATAGTGGATAATGGTGTTTACAACATTAGTAGTAATGTTAGTGAATTTTGCGATCTATAAatgttaaatttataatttgaatgacataaattgtaattaaaatgaCGTGTAAAGATAATATGtttgttcaaaaattttataaattaaaattattgtgtaattttaaggaagaatcaaaatagaaatatttgatgtttttatGGAGGAGAAAGTAAGAGTAGTAGTCTGAGATTGATTCTGCTTCTCACTCCTTAAGGGGATTTCCATCCCATTAATTCTTCCATATCGACTCAccttctaattaaaattttatttttgtcgagttatatttatttattttgaaacttACTACAGCGGCAAATCCTTTAAACCAAGATTTCATTGAGACATACACAGATTTAATCACTAATTAAAATAccatcttaaaaaaaaagatctaCGCACGATATATAAACCCTTTTTCTGTCACAATACtgaactaaaattaattttgatgaaaatggtgatattctcggtattgggATCAGCAAAAAACAAGGAATattaaatgtcaaaaaaatacGTGATTAACAAATAGGATTAATTAGTAGGTGATCAGCACGATTATACCTTGTAGGAATCaagtgtttaattaattaagcaatTTGTATTCTCGTATCTTGGGACTAACGTAGTTACGTAGATAATGTCTTCGTGGCTCTGCAAAATGACTTGAAAAATTCTGCTGGatgtcatatttatttaatttattaattgtatgCAAAATATATATCCTGGCAAATTTGTGGTTATCATTCTCATTTCTCCGTCGCTAATCACTAGAACCATGAAATGCATCAATATTGATCTCGTTAATTAATCGTTTTACTTATAataatacttttatttgattcataaaaaatgtaatcatGAGAATATGGCTCAAAAGCATTTTATGTGTAACAGCCTGGTATTTCTaaggtataataaatacggcgactgtTAACTAGGCGAACTTAAGGCGATAAGAATgaagactagggtttcatttaaagagatttgaccaagtgtttaatgaattatttcctaagggatgagtgaaaattaaataggagcattatttatttattggagtTTTTGACCCCCTatttattggagaagaaattctattttcttggatttaattattacttgggataattatccaaattaaatccaaagttcAAATATTCCTATTTATTCCATGAAGAATTCGAAACCCCTATTATTTtatggagattttcgaaatctcctGTATTGTGGGAgaagagattattttattatattagttgattccttatttattctcttccataaataaattcaaatatcctagcatatcttgccaaatctaagaagatcttaccatatcctaattaaattaggattttaattaattccttgTGGAGGGAAGTGAAATTCACGCCACTTTCCACTATTCTTGGGGagtttattgtttttattctgctccgtgatattttattctactccgtgaaatattcaaatttaagcataggctaattaaatagccaaAAATCCGAAAC
The nucleotide sequence above comes from Salvia hispanica cultivar TCC Black 2014 chromosome 5, UniMelb_Shisp_WGS_1.0, whole genome shotgun sequence. Encoded proteins:
- the LOC125187267 gene encoding G-type lectin S-receptor-like serine/threonine-protein kinase SD2-5, with protein sequence MMGNWGFSCIPIISLLLLLLQICRGSVQRIGKLDPGFKGSQMYYIDNDGLFLLSNNSNFAFGLTTTASDVTQFLLVVIHKSSSTIVWAANRDSPVKNSDSFEFDISGNAFLQSGGSTIWSSDTADKGVSSLQLLDNGNLVLVGSDDNTFVWQSFSHPTNTLLSNQEFSQGMRLISDRATSNLTYSLKIQAGDMSLSADFNPPQLYWSMGRDSRITINKGHGAVTSAVLSANSWKFYDSSRVLLWQFIFSESTSENATWIAVVGSDGSITFSMLQAGSSSPSSTRIPQDQCSRPAACDPYAVCNTGNTCQCPSSIASCKSIASPRCDNSTGSVELVSGGDDLSYFALPFVQPFSKTATLDSCKASCLGNCSCGALFFQNSSGNCFLFNEIGSMEGSSNGGGYTSYIKISSNGRRDGGGGSSKPSPIVIVIVIVTVVVIVAMVFAAFHFYRKNKKAPETPRESSEEDNFLEGLSGMPIRFSYKDLQTATRDFSVKLGQGGFGSVYDGTLSDGTRVAVKQLEGIGQGKKEFRAEVSIIGSIHHLHLVRLRGFCVDGSHRLLAYEYMANGSLDKWLFKKDKGEFMLDWNTRYNIAVGTAKGLAYLHEDCDVKIIHCDIKPENVLLDDHFMAKVSDFGLAKLMTREQSHVFTTMRGTRGYLAPEWITSYAISEKSDVYSYGMVLLELIGGRKNYDTSQSSEKLHFPSYAFKMMEEGRLKEIMDDKLKIHEEDERAAIAIKVALWCIQDDMHLRPPMTKVVQMLEGLSPVPPPPTASQLGSRLYSSFFKSISEGGTSSDCNSDAYLSAVRLSGPR